One Brassica napus cultivar Da-Ae chromosome C2, Da-Ae, whole genome shotgun sequence DNA window includes the following coding sequences:
- the LOC106382504 gene encoding uncharacterized protein LOC106382504 — MRLFMFFFILVIYRLHLSQLVMDLIIIVSGNWIKKNKYVFNVDSRGCKVLHLDEKTTHEDFAKSVLDDYGLNDLKDHIQLSYMFSNKALKMMAHDTTPVYVSNTRQFQGFLSLKKIEQLRLCVEITENRAREKSKTFLSFSSEAEAEASVVESRDENYSGSYDGCSLEKEQEDNENDCSSNVEGEKHDVVGEDEIGEENEENEEDDEFESRFDMFDDSDGASSEDDNFSSYSESPTDDEDSPTLPPKKRYQNFSMSRSKGNLEVLSLEMSSIDIAVGQRYDSKDDLERRLKLLTVRYKFDFDVETSTLTSYVVKCWVDGCLWRVRASTQGESKAFYVRIYDSKHTCSCTERSNRSRQATPDILGMLYKNFLGDVSPAVRPTSVGIDITKQFGIKVITLLWLICFNDTAE, encoded by the coding sequence ATGAGACTGTTCatgttcttcttcatcttagTTATCTATcgtcttcatctttctcagtTGGTTATGGATCTGATAATTATTGTTTCCGGTAACtggattaagaaaaacaaatatgtattcAACGTCGATAGTAGAGGGTGTAAAGTTCTTCATTTAGATGAGAAAACAACACATGAAGATTTCGCAAAGTCTGTTCTCGATGATTACGGATTGAATGATTTGAAGGATCATATTCAGCTTAGCTACATGTTCTCGAATAAAGCATTGAAAATGATGGCGCATGACACTACACCAGTTTACGTGTCCAATACTCGACAATTTCAAGGTTTTCTAAGCCTGAAGAAAATCGAACAACTACGTCTCTGTGTGGAGATTACGGAGAACAGAGCAAGAGAGAAGAGTAAAACATTTTTGAGCTTTAGCTcagaagcagaagcagaagcTTCAGTAGTTGAGTCCAGAGACGAAAATTACAGTGGGAGTTACGATGGTTGCAGTTTGGAGAAGGAACAAGAGGACAATGAGAATGACTGCTCTAGTAATGTCGAAGGAGAAAAACATGACGTAgtcggagaagatgaaataggcgaagaaaacgaagaaaacgaagaagatgatgaatttgaaagcCGATTTGATATGTTCGACGATTCAGACGGTGCGTCATCTGAAGATGATAATTTCAGCTCATACAGTGAGTCTCCTACAGATGACGAAGATTCACCAACGCTACCTCCCAAGAAGAGATATCAGAACTTCTCAATGAGCAGATCTAAAGGGAATCTGGAGGTTCTAAGTTTGGAGATGTCGTCGATAGACATTGCGGTAGGTCAACGATACGATAGTAAAGACGATTTGGAGAGACGACTGAAACTTCTTACAGTGaggtataaatttgattttgatgtagAAACATCAACCCTGACATCATACGTTGTTAAGTGTTGGGTTGATGGATGTCTTTGGAGAGTTCGTGCTTCTACCCAAGGAGAATCCAAGGCGTTTTATGTTCGTATTTACGATTCGAAGCATACATGTTCCTGCACAGAGCGCTCTAATCGATCTCGGCAAGCAACACCAGATATTTTAGGTATGTTGTACAAGAACTTTCTCGGCGACGTTAGTCCGGCCGTTCGCCCTACGAGCGTCGGAATAGATATCACTAAGCAGTTTGGTATAAAGGTAATTACTTTGTTGTGGCTAATTTGTTTTAACGACACGGCTGAGTAA
- the LOC106378874 gene encoding DNA-directed RNA polymerase III subunit rpc5-like: MDFEDEDKPKDVSKTRRFAPGRALKPKPEPTPVHPSQTDAPSESVSKKTTLIEEEEEDVVVREIDVFYNPSIGANTELYVLQYSLRPSWRAYEMDERCQEVRVNPSTSEVELDLSMDTLTTTWKPPPKLDYAIGVLSGDKLHLNPVHAVPQLRPSMKYLSSKRKQAEAPEESARTSKKQNWVSLEYHGLESEYHSRYLTKMMASENSTIDFNMSRNAYINSLCRGESSRNSRR, from the exons ATGGACTTTGAGGACGAAGACAAACCAAAAGATGTCTCCAAGACCCGCAGGTTTGCACCTGGTCGTGCACTAAAGCCCAAACCTGAACCAACTCCAGTACATCCCTCACAAACTGATGCTCCTTCCGAGTCTGTCAGCAAGAAGACGACGTtgattgaggaagaagaagaggacgtTGTTGTTCGTGAAATTGACGTGTTCTACAATCCATCTATTGGTGCCAACACTGAG CTTTATGTTCTACAATACTCTCTAAGACCGTCTTGGCGTGCGTATGAAATGGATGAACGTTGCCAAGAA GTTAGAGTGAACCCTTCTACCTCCGAGGTGGAACTTGATTTGTCTATGGAT ACCTTGACAACAACATGGAAACCGCCTCCTAAGTTGGACTATGCTATTGGAGTTCTTTCAGGTGATAAG TTACACTTGAATCCTGTTCATGCTGTTCCTCAGCTCCGACCGTCTATGAAGTATCTTTCATCCAAAAGAAAACAAGCAGAAGCTCCTGAAGAATCTGCCAGAACATCAAAAAAACAG AATTGGGTTTCACTCGAGTATCATGGACTTGAATCAGAATATCACTCTAGATACCTTACCAAAATGATGGCCAGTGAGAACTCTACTATAGACTTCAACATGAGCCG GAACGCTTATATCAACTCATTGTGCCGTGGGGAAAGCAGCAGAAACTCCAGAAG GTGA